The Mycolicibacterium hassiacum DSM 44199 genome includes a window with the following:
- the rdgB gene encoding RdgB/HAM1 family non-canonical purine NTP pyrophosphatase yields MTRLLVASRNRKKLAELRRVLQAAGISGLELLSLDDVDPFPEAPETGATFEENALTKARAAFAATGIAAVADDSGLAVDALNGMPGVLSARWSGVTGASGEDRDRANTALLLAQLADVPDERRGAAFVSVCALVSPAGEVVVRGEWPGTIVREPRGEGGFGYDPVFQPLGSTRTAAELGPEEKDAVSHRGRALEQLLPALRDLAERDFA; encoded by the coding sequence CTGACCCGGTTACTGGTGGCCAGCCGCAACCGGAAGAAGCTGGCCGAACTGCGTCGCGTTCTGCAGGCTGCCGGGATCTCGGGGCTGGAGCTGTTGTCGCTCGACGACGTCGACCCGTTCCCCGAGGCACCCGAGACCGGTGCGACCTTCGAGGAGAACGCGCTGACCAAGGCGCGGGCGGCGTTTGCGGCCACCGGTATCGCCGCGGTGGCCGACGACTCCGGGCTGGCGGTCGACGCGCTCAACGGCATGCCCGGGGTGCTGTCGGCCCGCTGGTCCGGCGTGACCGGCGCTTCGGGCGAGGACCGGGACCGGGCCAACACCGCGCTGCTGTTGGCTCAGCTGGCCGATGTTCCCGACGAACGGCGGGGCGCGGCGTTCGTGTCGGTGTGTGCGCTGGTCTCGCCGGCGGGGGAGGTGGTGGTGCGCGGCGAGTGGCCGGGCACCATCGTGCGCGAGCCGCGCGGCGAGGGTGGATTCGGCTACGACCCGGTGTTCCAGCCCCTCGGGTCGACCCGCACGGCGGCCGAACTCGGCCCCGAGGAGAAGGATGCGGTGTCGCATCGCGGCCGGGCGCTGGAGCAGTTGCTGCCCGCGCTGCGCGATCTGGCCGAACGCGATTTTGCATAG
- the rph gene encoding ribonuclease PH — MSTREDGRRDDELRPIRITRGFTNHPAGSVLVEFGETRVMCTASVIEGVPRWRQGSGQGWLTAEYAMLPAATHERSDRESVKGRLGGRTQEISRLIGRSLRACIDLAALGENTIAIDCDVLQADGGTRTAAITGAYVALADAVTWLSAAGKLSDPRPLSCAIAAVSVGVVDGRIRVDLPYSEDSRAEVDMNVVATDTGTLVEIQGTGEGATFPRSTLDKMLDAAMVACEQIFAVQRQALEAPYPGKLPESTEPPKKVFGS; from the coding sequence GTGTCCACACGAGAAGACGGTCGGCGCGACGACGAACTGCGGCCGATCCGCATCACCCGCGGGTTCACCAACCACCCCGCCGGGTCGGTGCTGGTGGAGTTCGGCGAGACGCGGGTCATGTGCACGGCGAGCGTGATCGAGGGGGTGCCGCGCTGGCGCCAGGGGTCCGGGCAGGGCTGGCTCACCGCCGAGTACGCGATGCTGCCCGCCGCCACCCACGAGCGTTCCGACCGGGAGTCGGTCAAAGGCCGCCTGGGCGGACGCACCCAGGAGATCAGCCGGTTGATTGGACGCTCGCTGCGGGCCTGCATCGACCTGGCCGCCCTGGGCGAGAACACCATCGCGATCGACTGCGACGTGCTGCAGGCCGACGGCGGCACCCGCACCGCGGCGATCACCGGCGCTTACGTCGCGCTGGCCGACGCGGTGACCTGGCTGTCGGCGGCCGGCAAACTGTCCGATCCGCGGCCGCTGTCCTGTGCGATCGCCGCCGTGAGTGTCGGGGTCGTCGACGGACGGATCCGGGTCGACCTGCCCTACAGCGAGGACTCCCGCGCCGAGGTCGACATGAACGTCGTCGCCACCGACACCGGAACCCTGGTGGAGATCCAGGGCACCGGTGAGGGTGCGACGTTCCCGCGCTCGACGCTGGACAAGATGCTCGACGCCGCGATGGTCGCGTGCGAGCAGATCTTCGCCGTCCAGCGCCAGGCGCTCGAGGCGCCCTATCCGGGCAAGCTGCCCGAGTCCACCGAGCCGCCGAAGAAGGTGTTCGGAAGCTGA
- a CDS encoding cyclic nucleotide-degrading phosphodiesterase produces the protein MAVRITVLGCSGSVVGPDSPASGYLVSAPDTPPLVMDFGGGVLGALQRYADPNDVHVLLSHLHADHCLDLPGLFVWRRYHPTPAQQRGVIYGPANTWARLGAASSPEGGEIDDFTDIFEVRHWADNEPVQIGSLTVTPRLVCHPTESYGLRIVDPSGATLVYSGDTGYCDQLIELARGADVFLCEASWTHSPDRPPMLHLSGTEAGRAAARAGVRELLLTHIPPWTSREDVISEAKAEFDGPVHAVVSGETFDVAN, from the coding sequence GTGGCTGTGCGAATCACCGTTCTCGGCTGCTCCGGCAGTGTCGTCGGGCCTGATTCGCCAGCGTCCGGATATCTGGTCTCGGCACCGGACACCCCGCCGTTGGTGATGGATTTCGGCGGCGGTGTGTTGGGCGCCCTCCAGCGCTACGCCGATCCCAACGATGTGCACGTCCTGCTGTCGCATCTGCACGCCGATCACTGTCTGGATCTGCCCGGGCTGTTCGTGTGGCGGCGCTACCACCCGACACCGGCCCAGCAGCGCGGCGTGATCTACGGTCCGGCGAACACCTGGGCCCGGCTGGGCGCGGCGTCCTCGCCCGAGGGCGGTGAGATCGACGACTTCACCGACATCTTCGAGGTCCGGCACTGGGCGGACAACGAGCCGGTGCAGATCGGCTCGCTCACCGTGACACCGCGGCTGGTGTGTCACCCCACCGAGTCGTACGGCCTGCGCATCGTGGATCCGAGCGGGGCGACACTGGTGTACAGCGGCGACACCGGTTACTGCGATCAGCTCATCGAGTTGGCGCGCGGCGCCGACGTGTTCCTGTGCGAGGCCTCGTGGACCCATTCCCCGGACCGCCCGCCCATGCTGCACCTGTCCGGGACCGAGGCCGGCCGGGCGGCGGCCCGCGCCGGGGTGCGGGAACTGTTGTTGACGCACATCCCGCCGTGGACCTCCCGCGAGGACGTCATCAGCGAAGCCAAGGCCGAGTTCGACGGGCCGGTGCACGCGGTGGTCAGCGGCGAAACCTTCGACGTCGCCAACTGA
- the murI gene encoding glutamate racemase, whose protein sequence is MTDALAPVGIFDSGVGGLTVARAIIDQLPDEDIIYIGDTANGPYGPLTIPQIRAHALAIGDELIGRGVKALVIACNTASAACLRDARERYAPVPVVEVILPAVRRAVAATRNGRIGVIGTEATIASGAYQDAFAAARDIEVFAVACPRFVDFVERGVTSGRQVLGLAEGYLEPLQRAEVDTLVLGCTHYPMLSGLIQLAMGDHVTLVSSAEETAKDLLRVLTERDLLHPHPDQPGVTARRRYESTGDPEAFTRLAARFLGPTVEGLVHHHVPGRR, encoded by the coding sequence GTGACCGACGCGCTGGCTCCGGTCGGGATCTTCGATTCCGGTGTCGGCGGCCTCACCGTCGCCCGCGCCATCATCGACCAGCTGCCCGACGAGGACATCATCTACATCGGCGACACCGCCAACGGCCCGTACGGTCCGTTGACCATTCCGCAGATCCGCGCGCACGCGCTGGCCATCGGGGACGAACTGATCGGCCGCGGGGTCAAGGCGCTGGTGATCGCGTGCAACACCGCCTCGGCGGCCTGCCTGCGCGACGCGCGGGAGCGCTACGCGCCGGTGCCGGTGGTGGAGGTGATCCTGCCCGCGGTCCGGCGCGCGGTGGCCGCCACCCGCAACGGGCGCATCGGCGTCATCGGCACCGAGGCCACGATCGCGTCGGGTGCCTACCAGGACGCGTTCGCCGCCGCGCGCGATATCGAGGTGTTCGCGGTGGCCTGCCCGCGGTTCGTCGACTTCGTCGAGCGCGGGGTGACCAGTGGCCGTCAGGTGCTAGGGCTGGCCGAGGGATACCTGGAGCCGCTCCAACGCGCCGAGGTGGACACCCTGGTACTGGGTTGCACCCACTACCCGATGTTGTCAGGACTGATCCAGCTGGCAATGGGCGACCACGTGACGCTGGTGTCCAGCGCCGAGGAGACCGCCAAGGACCTGCTGCGGGTGCTCACCGAACGCGATCTGCTGCATCCGCACCCCGACCAGCCCGGCGTCACCGCGCGCCGCCGCTACGAGTCCACCGGCGACCCGGAGGCGTTCACCCGGCTCGCCGCGCGATTCCTCGGACCGACCGTCGAGGGTCTTGTCCACCATCACGTCCCTGGCCGAAGATGA